Within the Tautonia marina genome, the region GATCATCGTGACCACCCACGTTCTGCGTGTCGAGTCGGCATGGCCGTCCTGCTCGTGGGGATGGTGGCCGCCGACTCGTCCGCAGCCGAGACCAACGAGGTTCCGCGATACAACCGGGACATCCGGCCGATTCTGATGGAGAATTGTTTTTCCTGCCACGGGCCGGACAGTGCCGCCCGAAAAGCGGATTTGAGGCTCGACCAGCGCGATGCCGCCATCGAGGCCGAGTCGATCGTTCCGGGTGATCCGGAACTGAGCGAGCTGATCTACCGCGTCGAATCGGACGATGAGTTCGAGATCATGCCACCTCCCTCGTCGCATAAAACGCTGACGGCGGAGCAAAAAGCCACGCTCCGTCGCTGGGTCGAGGCGGGAGCCGAATACGAGCCGCACTGGTCGTTCATCCCTCCTCAACGACCCGAACTGCCGGAGATTTCCGAGCCGTCGTGGGTCCGCAACGAGATCGACGCATTCATTCTCGATCGACTCGAACAGGCCGGGCTGTCGCCGATGCCCGAGGCCGACCGCCGTACGATTGCCCGACGCGCGAGTCTCGATCTGACCGGCCTTCCCCCTGCTCCCGAGGCAGTCGAGGCATTCGTCAATGACCCGACTCCTGAGGCTTATGAATCCTACGTCGATCGCCTGCTTGCCTCTCCTCATTGGGGAGAGCATCGCGCCCGGACCTGGCTCGACGCGGCCCGCTACGCCGACACCCACGGGCTGCATTTCGACAACGAGCGAACCATGTGGTCGTATCGAGACTGGGTGATCAAGGCATTCAATCAAAATATGCCGTTCGACCAGTTCACCCTTGAACAACTTGCCGGCGACCTCTTGCCCGACCACGATCTCGACCAGCTCATCGCCACGGGCTTCAACCGCTGCAATATCACCACGAACGAAGGCGGCACGATTCCCGAGGAGAACCTCGTCGGCTACACCCGAGACCGGACGGAGACGGTCGCAACCATCTTCCTCGGACTGACCGCAAACTGTGCCACGTGCCACGATCACAAATATGATCCGCTGAGTCAGCGCGAATTCTACCAGTTGGCCGCCTTCTTCAATAACACGACGCAGGGGGCGATGGACGGCAACATCCGCGACACCCCGCCGATCATTCACGTTCCGGCCGACCAGGATCGAGATCGTTGGACGGAACTTTCCAGGGTCCTGGCCGAAGCCCGCGCCGCCAGCGACGCCCACAAGATCGAGTCCCGATCGGCGTTTGACCGTTGGTTGGCCGAGGCGACCGCCGACCGTGTGACGTCCGAAATTCCCTCTGAAGGCCAGACCCTGCTCGCCCAACTTGGCGAAGGAATCAGTCCCGGTCCAGTCGGGGCCCTCGAACTGGCCGGGGTCGGCGATTTCGACACGAGTGACGACTTCACGGTGTCCGCGTGGGTCAAACTCCCTCGCCGAGGGATGGCCGGCGCCGTGGTTGCCCGGATGGACGAGGCGAGTGAGCACCGCGGCTGGGACCTCTGGATCGAGGGGAACCGCGTTGGAACTCACATCGTCCACACCTGGCCAGGCGATGCGATCAAGGTGGTCTCGAAATCTGAGATCGAGCGCAACCGATGGACTCATATCAGCGTTTCTTACGACGGATCGGGCAAGGCGGCTGGTGTCTCAATCGCTTTGAACGGTCAGCCGCAAGGCGTCGATGTGGTTTCGGACCAGCTCAAGGGAACGATTCGAACCGAAGTTCCCTTGAAGGTTGGCCAGCGAAACGGATCGAGCCGACTCGACGGCGCGACGATTCGGGATGTTCGGCTCTACCACCGATCGCTCTCCACCACCGAAATGGCCGCCCTAGCCGGAGGCGATCGCACGCTCCGGCTCGTCGCCACGAACGCCGATTCGCGACCGGAGGAGGAGGTCAACGCGGCCTTCGACTGGTGGCTCGCATACGTTGATGAGACGAATCGAGACCTGCAAGCAACCCTGGCCGCTCTGGAAGCCGAGGAGGCTGAGATCAAGGCCCGAGGGACGATTGCTCATGTGACCGCTGAACGCGATCAACCGGCAACGGCCTTCGTCCTGCATCGAGGTGAATACGATCAGCGCCGGGAGGAGGTCTCCGCCGCGACCCCTGCCATCCTGCCACCGATGGACGAGGGAGCCCCCCGAAACCGGCTCGGCTTCGCTCAATGGCTCTTAAGCGACGATCATCCATTGACGGCCCGAGTTACAGTGAATCGCGCCTGGCAAGAACTGTTCGGGACCGGCCTGGTTGCGACGACCGGCGATTTCGGGATCAGCGGAGAGCTGCCCAGCCATCCCGAGTTGCTCGACTGGCTGGCCCTCGAGTTCCGCGAATCGGGCTGGGATCTCAAGCATCTCTATCGCTTGATGGTCACCTCGGCGGCATACCGGCAGTCGGCCGCCGTCTCTGCCGGGGCTCTGGAGCGCGACCCGCAAAATCGCCTGATTTCCCGCGGACCTCGCTTCCGCATGGATGCCGAGATGATTCGCGATTACGCCCTCTCGGCCAGCGGGTTGCTCGCCGAAACCATCGGCGGGCCGAGTGTCAAGCCGTACCAGCCCGAGGGGGTCTGGGAAGCCGTCGCCATGCCCGGCAGCAACACCCGCTTTTATGAAGAAGACAAAGGGACCGGCCTCTATCGCCGCAGCCTTTACACCTTCTGGAAGCGGGCCGCGCCGCCGGCCTCGATGGAAGTCTTCAACGCTCCGAGCCGGGAATACTGCACCGTTCGTCGCGAGCGGACCAACACGCCCTTGCAGGCTCTGGCAACCCTGAACGATGTCCAGTACGTGGAGGCGGCTCGTCACCTGGCGGAACGCACCCTCATCTCGACCTGCGAATCGGACGACGATCGTGTGCAG harbors:
- a CDS encoding DUF1553 domain-containing protein — protein: MSHRRFDHRDHPRSACRVGMAVLLVGMVAADSSAAETNEVPRYNRDIRPILMENCFSCHGPDSAARKADLRLDQRDAAIEAESIVPGDPELSELIYRVESDDEFEIMPPPSSHKTLTAEQKATLRRWVEAGAEYEPHWSFIPPQRPELPEISEPSWVRNEIDAFILDRLEQAGLSPMPEADRRTIARRASLDLTGLPPAPEAVEAFVNDPTPEAYESYVDRLLASPHWGEHRARTWLDAARYADTHGLHFDNERTMWSYRDWVIKAFNQNMPFDQFTLEQLAGDLLPDHDLDQLIATGFNRCNITTNEGGTIPEENLVGYTRDRTETVATIFLGLTANCATCHDHKYDPLSQREFYQLAAFFNNTTQGAMDGNIRDTPPIIHVPADQDRDRWTELSRVLAEARAASDAHKIESRSAFDRWLAEATADRVTSEIPSEGQTLLAQLGEGISPGPVGALELAGVGDFDTSDDFTVSAWVKLPRRGMAGAVVARMDEASEHRGWDLWIEGNRVGTHIVHTWPGDAIKVVSKSEIERNRWTHISVSYDGSGKAAGVSIALNGQPQGVDVVSDQLKGTIRTEVPLKVGQRNGSSRLDGATIRDVRLYHRSLSTTEMAALAGGDRTLRLVATNADSRPEEEVNAAFDWWLAYVDETNRDLQATLAALEAEEAEIKARGTIAHVTAERDQPATAFVLHRGEYDQRREEVSAATPAILPPMDEGAPRNRLGFAQWLLSDDHPLTARVTVNRAWQELFGTGLVATTGDFGISGELPSHPELLDWLALEFRESGWDLKHLYRLMVTSAAYRQSAAVSAGALERDPQNRLISRGPRFRMDAEMIRDYALSASGLLAETIGGPSVKPYQPEGVWEAVAMPGSNTRFYEEDKGTGLYRRSLYTFWKRAAPPASMEVFNAPSREYCTVRRERTNTPLQALATLNDVQYVEAARHLAERTLISTCESDDDRVQAMALRLVARPLDSEELEIVRASLGELLAHYQGHPEDASALIALGTSPANTELDPETLAAWTMLANQLMNLDEVLTK